One genomic window of Gemmatimonadales bacterium includes the following:
- the hisS gene encoding histidine--tRNA ligase, which yields MKLQGLPGFRDFYPDELALRTHIFDAWRGVAARYGFEEYDGPPLEPLELYTAKSGAEIVGQLYEFEDKGGRRVSLRPEMTPTLARMVAARANGMRKPIRWYAIPQLFRYERQQRGRLREHFQLNCDLIGEASPLADAEIVALALDIMRALGLTARDVRVRLSDRRPLAALLLAAGVPEARLSEAYQAIDKVERMPREALAVQLATAGLTTAAIDAVFRVAGLRGLPAVTAEFGRLGEDGASHPELAPLRRTVDALEAMGLGDFVEVDFSIVRGLAYYTGTVFELFDAGRTLRAICGGGRYDDLLGALGGVELPALGFGMGDVVLAELLRERGLVPAPAAGIDVYVAAVTPDDIPDVLALAHELRDAGLAVEYALTPQPVARQLKQADARRARAAVIVGPDDRARGEVQLKDLAARSQRAVAREAVVAELAAGSSAIHRSPAAARHG from the coding sequence ATGAAACTCCAGGGCCTGCCGGGTTTCCGCGATTTCTACCCTGACGAGCTCGCGCTTCGCACCCATATCTTCGACGCTTGGCGCGGGGTGGCGGCGCGGTACGGTTTCGAGGAGTACGACGGGCCGCCGCTCGAACCGCTCGAGCTCTACACGGCCAAGAGCGGCGCGGAGATCGTGGGGCAGCTCTACGAGTTCGAGGACAAGGGGGGGCGCCGTGTCTCGCTCCGGCCTGAGATGACGCCGACGCTTGCCCGCATGGTGGCCGCACGCGCCAACGGGATGCGAAAGCCGATCCGCTGGTACGCGATCCCGCAGCTCTTTCGCTACGAGCGCCAGCAGCGTGGCCGACTCCGCGAGCATTTCCAGTTGAACTGCGATCTGATCGGCGAGGCAAGTCCGCTCGCCGACGCGGAGATCGTGGCGCTCGCGCTCGACATCATGCGCGCGCTCGGCCTCACCGCGCGCGACGTGCGCGTTCGCCTCTCCGACCGGCGGCCGCTGGCGGCGCTGCTCCTCGCGGCGGGTGTGCCCGAGGCACGACTCTCCGAGGCATACCAGGCCATTGACAAGGTCGAGCGGATGCCGCGCGAGGCGCTCGCGGTGCAGCTCGCGACAGCCGGGCTCACCACGGCGGCCATCGACGCCGTGTTTCGCGTCGCCGGGCTGCGGGGGTTGCCCGCAGTCACCGCGGAGTTCGGCCGGCTGGGCGAAGATGGCGCCTCGCATCCGGAGCTGGCGCCGCTCCGCCGGACCGTCGACGCGCTCGAGGCAATGGGGCTGGGCGACTTCGTGGAGGTCGACTTTTCGATCGTGCGCGGGCTCGCGTATTACACCGGGACGGTGTTCGAGCTTTTCGACGCCGGCCGCACCCTGCGCGCCATCTGCGGGGGCGGCCGCTACGACGACTTGCTGGGCGCGCTCGGCGGGGTCGAGCTGCCCGCGCTCGGCTTCGGCATGGGTGACGTCGTGCTGGCTGAGCTGTTGCGTGAGCGCGGTCTCGTGCCGGCGCCGGCGGCCGGCATCGACGTGTACGTCGCGGCCGTCACGCCGGACGACATACCCGACGTGCTGGCGCTCGCGCACGAGCTGCGTGACGCGGGACTCGCCGTGGAGTATGCGCTCACGCCCCAGCCGGTGGCGCGCCAGCTCAAGCAGGCGGACGCCCGGCGGGCCCGCGCCGCCGTGATTGTGGGCCCCGACGACCGCGCCCGAGGTGAAGTGCAGCTCAAGGATCTCGCCGCGCGGTCGCAGCGGGCGGTGGCCCGCGAGGCGGTGGTCGCCGAGCTCGCGGCAGGGTCGTCCGCCATCCACCGTTCACCCGCCGCCGCACGTCATGGCTGA
- a CDS encoding Mur ligase family protein produces the protein MTLGYSGALEFLFPRTTTIKFGLATTRALLASVGNPHEVMPLVHIGGTNGKGSVCTLVAAALAAAGWRVGLYTSPHLVSFRERVRVDGAPISEDAVAMWTGQLEPLIRRRGATFFEATTAIAMADFAARGAEIGVVEVGLGGRLDSTNVIRPLVSAVTKIELDHMKYLGDTLERIAAEKAGIAKPGAPFVIGETRPHLVDALRREAKCHVAALDRRARPDIRVVPAGYEWDGPLALAGAHQRRNAGVAHGILMALPAPYRPAPDALAAGFARARVPGRLDRRGRWLFDVAHNPDGIRALVAALRELRPPRPLHALISILGDKAWPEMLVLLDSVIDRGVLTMAPTAAGRGWNLEWLREWLRDESRPPARASWSLVPEFREAIEAAEAGAGTVLVTGSFHTVGDVMHALGMCTLDRDGL, from the coding sequence ATGACGCTCGGGTATTCCGGCGCGCTCGAATTTCTTTTCCCCCGGACGACGACGATCAAGTTCGGGCTCGCCACGACGCGCGCGCTGCTGGCCTCGGTCGGCAATCCGCACGAGGTGATGCCGCTGGTGCACATCGGCGGCACCAATGGAAAGGGGAGCGTCTGCACGCTCGTGGCGGCGGCGCTCGCGGCGGCGGGATGGCGCGTCGGCCTCTACACCTCGCCGCATCTCGTGTCCTTCCGGGAGCGCGTCCGGGTTGACGGCGCGCCCATCAGCGAGGATGCCGTCGCGATGTGGACCGGCCAGCTCGAGCCGCTCATTCGGCGCCGCGGCGCCACCTTTTTCGAGGCAACGACCGCGATCGCCATGGCCGACTTCGCCGCGCGGGGCGCCGAGATCGGCGTGGTCGAAGTCGGTCTTGGGGGGCGCCTCGACAGCACCAACGTGATCCGGCCGCTGGTGAGCGCCGTGACCAAGATCGAGCTGGACCACATGAAGTACCTCGGCGACACGCTCGAGCGGATCGCCGCGGAAAAGGCGGGCATCGCGAAGCCGGGCGCGCCGTTCGTGATCGGCGAGACGCGGCCGCACCTGGTCGATGCGCTCCGGCGCGAGGCGAAGTGCCACGTCGCCGCGCTCGACCGCCGGGCGCGCCCGGACATCCGTGTCGTCCCGGCCGGCTATGAATGGGATGGTCCGCTCGCGCTTGCGGGGGCCCACCAGCGGCGCAACGCGGGCGTGGCGCACGGCATTCTCATGGCGCTCCCGGCGCCGTACAGGCCGGCACCCGACGCGCTCGCCGCCGGGTTCGCGCGCGCGCGAGTGCCGGGGCGGCTCGACCGGCGTGGCCGCTGGCTGTTCGACGTGGCGCATAACCCCGACGGTATCCGCGCGCTCGTCGCGGCCCTCCGCGAGCTGCGGCCACCACGCCCGCTGCACGCGCTGATCTCGATCCTGGGCGATAAGGCGTGGCCGGAAATGCTCGTGCTCCTCGACAGCGTCATCGACCGCGGCGTGCTCACGATGGCGCCGACTGCCGCCGGCCGCGGCTGGAACCTCGAGTGGTTGCGCGAGTGGCTGCGCGACGAATCGCGCCCGCCGGCGCGCGCGTCGTGGAGCCTGGTGCCCGAGTTCCGCGAGGCGATCGAGGCGGCGGAGGCGGGTGCCGGCACGGTGCTCGTCACCGGCTCCTTTCACACGGTGGGCGACGTCATGCATGCGCTCGGCATGTGCACGCTCGACCGCGACGGGCTATGA
- the mreD gene encoding rod shape-determining protein MreD has translation MSTRAGRAQLALVIATLVLLHFYVRPRIFDPRLGPDFLLFALVVFAMRSGPGAAAVAGFMVGLVADAMTPARFGASALAHTVVGYAAAWGRAVFFLDNLLVTAGFVAVGVWLRDFIVLVASGADARQLLIGLGVYSPLRGIITAAAGALVLFCFRQWFAVRLDA, from the coding sequence ATGAGCACTCGTGCCGGCCGGGCCCAGCTTGCGCTGGTCATCGCGACCCTCGTGCTGCTGCATTTCTACGTCCGGCCCCGCATCTTCGACCCGCGCCTCGGCCCCGACTTCCTGCTCTTTGCGCTCGTCGTGTTCGCCATGCGGAGCGGGCCCGGCGCGGCCGCGGTCGCGGGCTTCATGGTCGGGCTCGTGGCCGACGCAATGACGCCGGCGCGTTTCGGCGCGTCGGCGCTCGCGCACACGGTCGTCGGCTACGCTGCCGCCTGGGGCCGCGCGGTCTTCTTTCTCGACAACCTGCTCGTCACCGCCGGCTTCGTGGCCGTGGGCGTCTGGCTGCGCGATTTCATCGTGCTGGTGGCGAGCGGGGCCGATGCGCGCCAGCTCCTGATCGGCCTCGGCGTCTACAGCCCGCTCCGCGGCATCATCACCGCCGCGGCCGGCGCCCTCGTGCTGTTCTGCTTCCGCCAATGGTTCGCCGTGCGGCTCGACGCCTGA
- the mrdA gene encoding penicillin-binding protein 2, with protein MHGFDSYRVGERARVARWIVTGAFAVLLGAFFNAQIIQHEKFQLKAETNRLRPIPLPPPRGAIYDRDGRIIAENVPGYSVKLLAPSRAGLQGVLERIARLVPLDSADAADVLRRYAAARYQPVLVFGDASFATISRLEEHRAALPGLVIQSEPKRLYPAGRAVAQLVGYVGEVTAADLDKDRYPGADLGSIVGKAGLELAYDDTLRGSDGVRYVEVNARGRLVREQASTASLEPTPGYPIHTTVDLDLQTFIDSIWPPDVRGGMVALSTKGEVLALYSAPSYDPNAFVGGISSALWRALNSDPARPLLNRVVQTRYPPASPFKLAIAAMALRRGIIGLDTHMPVPCRGGLRIGNRVFRCWKREGHGSLDLIGAVAASCDVYFYQLGLKLGLDAIIDDGVLMGFRAKSGIDLRNEVAPIYPATTAYFDRLYGPRHWSPAATTLNFSIGQGENTQTLINMVQFYDALAGAGKEVTPYIVRPPEDAKPHSLGLTDAQLDGLRQALIAVVQSGTARASRQADLAVAGKTGTAQNPHGEDHGWFIGFAPADHPQVVVGGIMEFAKHGTVVAPYVVRVLRRYLLGPEAPAAARLRMKVVAPEDTAPRTLELDPDSAAAQAAAESLRAAEPPRPPEPSPLPPP; from the coding sequence GTGCACGGATTCGACTCGTATCGCGTGGGCGAACGCGCCCGGGTGGCCCGGTGGATCGTCACCGGCGCCTTTGCCGTGCTGCTCGGCGCTTTCTTCAACGCCCAGATCATCCAGCACGAGAAGTTTCAGCTCAAGGCCGAGACCAATCGGCTGCGCCCGATTCCCCTCCCGCCACCGCGCGGGGCGATCTACGACCGCGACGGCCGAATCATCGCGGAGAATGTGCCCGGCTACTCGGTCAAGCTCCTCGCGCCCTCGCGCGCGGGGCTCCAGGGCGTGCTCGAGCGCATCGCGCGGCTCGTGCCGCTCGACAGCGCCGACGCGGCCGATGTGCTGCGCCGGTATGCCGCCGCGCGCTACCAGCCGGTGCTCGTGTTCGGCGACGCGAGCTTTGCGACCATCTCCCGCCTGGAGGAGCACCGCGCCGCGCTCCCCGGGCTCGTGATCCAATCCGAGCCCAAGCGCCTCTACCCGGCGGGACGGGCGGTGGCGCAGCTCGTGGGCTACGTCGGGGAGGTGACCGCCGCCGATCTCGACAAGGACCGCTACCCGGGCGCCGACCTCGGATCGATCGTCGGCAAGGCCGGCCTGGAGCTCGCCTACGATGACACCCTGCGCGGCAGCGACGGCGTCCGCTACGTCGAGGTGAACGCCCGTGGCCGGCTCGTGCGCGAGCAGGCCAGCACCGCCTCGCTCGAGCCCACGCCCGGGTATCCGATCCACACGACCGTCGACCTCGACCTTCAGACGTTCATCGATAGCATCTGGCCGCCGGACGTGCGCGGCGGGATGGTGGCTCTCTCGACCAAGGGCGAAGTGCTGGCGCTCTACTCGGCGCCATCCTATGACCCCAATGCGTTTGTCGGAGGGATCTCGTCCGCACTCTGGCGCGCGCTCAACAGCGATCCCGCGCGGCCCCTCCTCAATCGCGTGGTCCAGACCCGCTATCCGCCAGCATCGCCGTTCAAGCTCGCCATCGCGGCCATGGCGCTCCGGCGCGGCATCATCGGGCTCGACACCCACATGCCCGTGCCGTGCCGCGGTGGCCTGCGCATCGGCAACCGGGTGTTCCGCTGCTGGAAGCGGGAAGGCCACGGCTCGCTCGACCTCATCGGTGCCGTCGCGGCGAGCTGCGACGTCTACTTCTATCAGCTCGGACTCAAGCTCGGCCTCGACGCGATCATCGATGACGGCGTGCTGATGGGGTTCCGCGCCAAGAGCGGCATCGATCTGCGCAACGAGGTAGCGCCGATTTATCCCGCCACCACCGCCTACTTCGATCGGCTCTACGGGCCCCGGCACTGGAGCCCTGCGGCGACCACGCTCAACTTCTCGATCGGCCAGGGCGAGAACACCCAGACGCTGATCAACATGGTGCAGTTCTACGACGCGCTCGCGGGCGCGGGCAAGGAGGTGACGCCCTACATCGTCCGGCCACCGGAGGATGCCAAACCGCACTCCCTCGGTCTCACGGACGCCCAGCTCGACGGGCTCAGGCAGGCGTTGATTGCCGTCGTGCAGTCGGGCACGGCGCGCGCGAGCCGGCAGGCCGATCTGGCCGTGGCCGGCAAGACCGGCACGGCGCAGAACCCGCACGGCGAGGACCACGGCTGGTTCATCGGCTTCGCGCCGGCCGATCATCCGCAGGTTGTGGTGGGCGGCATCATGGAGTTCGCCAAGCACGGCACCGTCGTCGCACCGTACGTCGTCCGCGTGCTGCGCCGCTATCTCCTCGGCCCCGAGGCGCCGGCTGCGGCACGGCTCAGGATGAAGGTGGTGGCGCCGGAGGACACCGCCCCGCGCACGCTCGAGCTCGATCCGGATTCGGCGGCCGCACAGGCCGCTGCTGAATCGCTTCGCGCGGCCGAGCCGCCACGGCCGCCCGAGCCGTCCCCGCTTCCCCCGCCATGA
- the mreC gene encoding rod shape-determining protein MreC — translation MLPASDRTVSRRDTALFALCLVLSLTALFAPPRLTGAVATGLRQSILWPFVWLEERAEEGRTSRARLDAVTVERDSAAMAAQVLPSLLAENERLRRLLGLGHRLHTRYVAAEVLHQAQATDGRTLLLSVGRASGVEPFDPVVAPQGLIGVISSVGRSTSVAMTWAHPDFRVSAFTPTANAFGLVAAAPGGTASDATLEFRGVPYRDSIPAGTVVLSSGLGGVYPKGIPIGTVERIEREQVGWERVYTMRAAAIPGAAAHVLVLLAPRDASVADAFPLDSLGAVSLPADSAPNTAPAHPRLTASASSPPAAAPAR, via the coding sequence ATGCTCCCCGCGTCCGACCGCACCGTCAGCCGGCGGGACACCGCGCTCTTCGCCCTCTGCCTCGTCCTCTCCCTCACCGCGCTGTTCGCGCCCCCCCGGCTGACCGGCGCGGTAGCCACGGGTCTCCGGCAGAGCATCCTGTGGCCGTTTGTGTGGCTGGAGGAGCGTGCGGAGGAGGGCCGCACGAGTCGCGCGCGGCTCGACGCCGTCACCGTCGAGCGTGATTCTGCGGCCATGGCGGCGCAGGTGCTGCCGTCGCTGCTCGCCGAGAACGAGCGCCTCCGGCGCCTCCTCGGCCTCGGGCACCGCCTCCACACGCGGTACGTCGCGGCCGAAGTGCTGCACCAGGCGCAGGCCACCGACGGCCGCACGCTGCTCCTGAGCGTAGGGCGCGCATCGGGCGTCGAGCCGTTCGATCCCGTGGTTGCGCCGCAAGGGCTCATCGGCGTCATCTCGAGCGTGGGCCGGAGCACGAGCGTCGCGATGACCTGGGCGCACCCCGATTTCCGGGTGAGCGCGTTCACGCCCACGGCCAATGCCTTCGGGCTCGTTGCCGCGGCGCCTGGCGGAACGGCGAGCGATGCGACGCTGGAATTCCGCGGCGTCCCTTACCGCGACTCGATCCCCGCCGGCACCGTCGTTCTCTCGTCCGGGCTCGGCGGCGTTTACCCCAAGGGGATTCCGATCGGCACCGTGGAGCGCATCGAGCGCGAACAGGTCGGTTGGGAGCGAGTGTATACGATGCGAGCCGCGGCCATCCCGGGCGCGGCGGCGCACGTGCTGGTGCTCCTGGCGCCCCGCGACGCCTCGGTCGCCGATGCCTTTCCGCTCGACTCGCTCGGCGCCGTGAGCCTGCCGGCCGACTCCGCGCCGAATACCGCCCCGGCGCACCCGCGCCTGACCGCCTCGGCTTCGTCCCCGCCGGCAGCCGCGCCCGCGCGATGA
- the accD gene encoding acetyl-CoA carboxylase, carboxyltransferase subunit beta has protein sequence MAWFKKERKPRTSQRNRLEIPADAWEKCDSCGHVDIREKFEKALSVCPECGRHRRFTAEEYIELLTDGGTWRELYGSLRSADPLNFEHYVERLTAARKKAGPGDAIFTGTARLEGTPFNLGVMNFGFMGGSMGSVVGEKITRLARRSLEKKIPLVIVSTSGGARMQEGVVSLMQMAKTSAALAQLARARIPYISVLTDPTTGGVSASFAMQGDVILAEPGAVIGFAGPRVIKQTIGQELPEGFQTAEFLLEHGQIDDVVPRGSLRETIARLLRHMQGQRPPVEEIA, from the coding sequence ATGGCATGGTTCAAGAAGGAGCGGAAGCCGCGGACATCCCAGCGCAATCGCCTTGAGATCCCGGCGGATGCCTGGGAAAAATGCGACAGCTGTGGCCACGTTGATATCCGGGAGAAGTTCGAGAAGGCGCTCAGCGTCTGCCCCGAGTGCGGGCGGCACCGCCGCTTCACCGCGGAGGAATACATCGAGCTGCTGACCGACGGCGGCACGTGGCGCGAGCTGTATGGCAGCCTCCGATCGGCCGACCCGCTCAACTTCGAGCACTACGTCGAGCGACTCACCGCCGCCCGCAAGAAGGCGGGCCCGGGCGACGCGATTTTCACCGGCACAGCACGCCTCGAGGGCACGCCCTTCAATCTCGGGGTGATGAACTTCGGGTTCATGGGCGGCTCCATGGGCTCCGTCGTCGGCGAGAAGATCACCCGTCTCGCCCGCCGCTCCCTGGAAAAGAAGATTCCGCTCGTCATTGTCTCCACCTCCGGCGGCGCCCGGATGCAGGAGGGCGTCGTCTCGCTCATGCAGATGGCGAAGACGTCGGCGGCGCTGGCGCAACTCGCGCGGGCCCGGATTCCCTACATCTCCGTGTTGACGGACCCGACCACCGGCGGCGTGTCCGCTTCCTTCGCCATGCAGGGCGACGTGATCTTGGCGGAGCCGGGTGCCGTGATCGGGTTTGCCGGCCCGCGCGTGATCAAGCAGACCATCGGGCAGGAGTTGCCGGAGGGCTTCCAGACGGCGGAGTTCCTGCTCGAGCATGGCCAGATCGATGACGTGGTGCCGCGGGGTTCCCTCCGCGAGACGATTGCCCGACTTCTCCGGCATATGCAGGGGCAGCGTCCGCCGGTCGAGGAAATCGCCTAG
- the proS gene encoding proline--tRNA ligase: MADSKALTPRAVDFSAWYNELIMRAELADYSPVRGCMVIRPNGYAIWEQMQGALDAMFKETGHQNAYFPLFIPQSFLSREAEHVEGFAPETAVVTHGGGKELEEPLVVRPTSETIIYSMYAKWIQSYRDLPLLINQWANVVRWELRTRLFLRTTEFLWQEGHTAHATDEDAEAETLRMLGVYRRFMEEWMAMPVVTGRKTDSERFAGAVRTYSCEALMQDNRALQAGTSHNLGQNFARAFEVTYQTASGDVDFVWNTSWGVSTRLVGALIMSHGDDTGLVCPPRLAQFQVVIVPIHRTDEERAAVMETSERVRGALHAAAIRVHLDAREGMKPGAKYYEWEARGVPLRLEVGPRDVAAGTVLLARRTGGKKEPLAIDGLADRLHAEMDRMQRDMLAAARRRQEAHTIRGATKEQFLAFMEGPGGFAYGGFCGSADCEAEVKEQTKATVRVLPDAEFRSAEAPATCMWCGRPSVAEALWAKAY, from the coding sequence ATGGCTGATTCCAAGGCACTCACGCCGCGCGCGGTCGACTTCAGCGCCTGGTACAATGAGTTGATCATGCGCGCCGAGCTGGCCGACTACAGCCCGGTCCGCGGCTGCATGGTGATCCGGCCGAACGGCTACGCGATCTGGGAGCAGATGCAGGGCGCGCTCGACGCGATGTTCAAGGAAACGGGGCACCAGAACGCGTACTTCCCGCTCTTCATTCCGCAGAGCTTTCTCTCGCGCGAAGCGGAGCACGTCGAGGGGTTCGCGCCGGAAACCGCCGTGGTGACGCACGGCGGCGGCAAGGAGCTGGAGGAGCCGCTCGTGGTGCGGCCCACGTCGGAGACCATCATCTACTCGATGTATGCCAAGTGGATCCAGAGCTACCGCGACCTGCCGCTGCTCATCAATCAGTGGGCGAACGTGGTCCGGTGGGAGCTCCGCACCCGGCTGTTTCTGCGCACCACCGAGTTTCTCTGGCAGGAGGGGCACACCGCGCACGCCACCGATGAGGATGCCGAAGCGGAGACGCTCCGGATGCTCGGCGTCTATCGCCGGTTCATGGAAGAGTGGATGGCGATGCCGGTGGTGACCGGCCGCAAGACCGACAGCGAGCGCTTTGCCGGCGCCGTGCGGACGTACAGTTGCGAGGCGCTGATGCAGGACAACCGCGCCCTGCAGGCCGGCACGAGCCACAATCTGGGTCAGAACTTCGCCCGCGCCTTCGAGGTCACCTACCAGACGGCGAGCGGCGACGTCGACTTCGTCTGGAACACTTCGTGGGGCGTGTCGACCCGGCTGGTCGGCGCGCTCATCATGAGCCACGGCGACGACACGGGCCTGGTCTGCCCACCACGCCTCGCGCAGTTCCAGGTGGTGATCGTGCCCATCCACCGCACCGACGAGGAGCGCGCCGCGGTAATGGAAACGTCTGAGCGCGTGCGCGGCGCGCTGCACGCGGCGGCCATCCGGGTGCATCTCGACGCGCGCGAAGGGATGAAGCCGGGCGCCAAGTACTACGAATGGGAAGCGCGCGGTGTGCCGCTCCGGCTCGAGGTGGGCCCGCGCGACGTCGCGGCCGGCACCGTGCTGCTCGCCCGGCGCACCGGCGGCAAGAAGGAGCCGCTGGCGATTGACGGTCTCGCCGACCGGCTGCACGCCGAAATGGACCGCATGCAGCGCGACATGCTCGCCGCGGCACGCCGCCGCCAGGAGGCCCACACCATCCGGGGCGCCACCAAGGAACAGTTCCTCGCGTTCATGGAAGGGCCCGGCGGCTTCGCCTACGGCGGCTTCTGCGGGAGCGCGGATTGCGAAGCCGAGGTCAAGGAGCAGACCAAGGCGACGGTGCGGGTGCTGCCTGACGCGGAGTTTCGTTCCGCCGAGGCGCCGGCCACCTGCATGTGGTGCGGACGGCCGAGCGTAGCGGAGGCGCTGTGGGCGAAGGCGTACTGA
- the rodA gene encoding rod shape-determining protein RodA: MRLAAVDRPLAAESLGLMLYGLLVLYSAGQTDVPTAGAGVWQRQFVWFGIGLLVAWGTFRISPRLIEWLTPAIYGTSLALLLIVLAVGTGAGTAAGTHSWLTVGGRQIGQPAELAKLATVLMLARYLSSRREPPRSLRDLAGPAIIVGVPFLLVMKQPDLGSALVFIGIFFSMLYWAGVRFRLLFLIASPGMSLLLAFSNVTWAFWMIGFTALLFAWRPYVWDGLTFWFLSAVMGGVALPLWHRLKPYQQDRLLTFLNPEVDPQRAGYHALQSKVAIGSGGWFGTGYTEGPQKRLAFLPEQHTDFVFSVVGEELGFVGVAVALALFAALLLTLVRIARRATDPFSSLAVFGIFGLLFSHVFENVGMTVSIMPITGIPLPFFSYGGSFFVICCICLGLAFRVAWDARLAGYADATQ, translated from the coding sequence ATGAGACTCGCCGCGGTGGATCGGCCGCTCGCGGCCGAAAGCCTCGGGCTCATGCTGTACGGTCTCCTGGTCCTCTACTCGGCCGGGCAGACCGACGTGCCCACAGCGGGGGCGGGCGTGTGGCAGCGCCAGTTCGTGTGGTTTGGCATCGGGCTCCTCGTCGCGTGGGGCACCTTCCGGATCTCGCCCCGATTGATCGAGTGGCTCACGCCGGCGATCTACGGCACCAGCCTCGCGCTGCTCCTGATCGTGCTGGCGGTGGGCACCGGCGCCGGCACGGCGGCCGGCACGCATTCCTGGCTCACGGTCGGCGGCCGCCAGATCGGCCAGCCGGCCGAGCTTGCCAAGCTGGCCACGGTGCTGATGCTCGCCCGCTATCTCTCGAGCCGGCGCGAGCCCCCGCGCTCGCTCCGCGATCTCGCCGGGCCCGCCATTATCGTCGGCGTGCCGTTCCTCCTCGTGATGAAGCAGCCCGACCTGGGCAGCGCCCTCGTCTTCATCGGCATTTTCTTCAGCATGCTCTACTGGGCGGGCGTGCGCTTCCGCCTGCTGTTCCTGATCGCGTCGCCCGGCATGAGCCTGCTGCTCGCGTTCAGCAACGTGACGTGGGCGTTCTGGATGATCGGGTTTACGGCACTGCTCTTCGCGTGGCGGCCGTACGTGTGGGATGGCCTCACGTTCTGGTTCCTGAGTGCCGTCATGGGCGGCGTGGCGCTGCCGCTCTGGCATCGACTCAAACCTTACCAGCAGGACAGGCTGCTCACCTTTCTCAATCCGGAGGTGGACCCGCAGCGCGCCGGTTATCACGCCCTGCAATCGAAGGTCGCGATCGGATCGGGCGGCTGGTTCGGGACCGGCTACACCGAGGGCCCGCAGAAGCGGCTCGCATTTCTTCCGGAGCAGCACACCGATTTCGTCTTTTCGGTGGTGGGCGAGGAGCTCGGGTTCGTGGGCGTGGCCGTAGCGCTCGCGCTCTTTGCGGCACTCCTGCTCACCCTGGTTCGCATCGCCCGCCGCGCCACGGACCCCTTCAGCAGCCTCGCGGTGTTCGGGATTTTCGGGCTGCTCTTCTCGCACGTCTTCGAAAACGTCGGCATGACGGTCAGTATCATGCCGATCACCGGCATTCCGCTGCCGTTTTTCTCGTATGGCGGCTCGTTCTTTGTGATCTGTTGCATCTGCCTCGGTCTCGCGTTCCGGGTCGCATGGGATGCCAGGCTGGCCGGCTATGCTGATGCTACACAATGA
- a CDS encoding rod shape-determining protein → MKLPSLNLGSWLPANEIAVDLGTANTLVYVKGEGIVLNEPSVVAIEKSTGKIKGIGLEAKRMLGRTPDGILAVRPLKDGVIADFDVTEKMLRYFLKTIIDKHVFRVKPKVIICVPSGITEVERRAVRDSAQTAGAKQVLMVAEPMAAAIGVGLPVETPTGNMVIDIGGGTTEIAVIALSGIVSDTSIRTGGDELDQAIVQFMRKNYNLLVGEPTAEAIKIKIGSAAPVGDEREMEVKGRDLVSGIPKTVRVHSSEIREAVQEPIQQVVDAVRRALEITPPELASDIVDRGIVMTGGGALIRGLDILLSQETGLPIHVDEDPLTCVVRGTGRILDDYEKYRSVLSA, encoded by the coding sequence ATGAAGCTCCCGTCGCTTAACCTGGGTTCCTGGCTTCCCGCGAATGAAATCGCGGTGGACCTGGGCACGGCGAACACCCTCGTCTACGTCAAGGGCGAGGGCATCGTGCTGAACGAGCCTTCCGTCGTTGCGATCGAGAAGAGCACCGGCAAGATCAAGGGCATCGGGCTCGAGGCCAAGCGGATGCTCGGCCGCACGCCCGACGGCATCCTCGCGGTGCGGCCGCTCAAGGACGGCGTCATCGCGGATTTCGACGTCACCGAGAAGATGCTGCGGTATTTCCTCAAGACGATCATCGACAAGCACGTCTTCCGCGTAAAGCCGAAGGTGATCATCTGCGTGCCGTCGGGGATCACCGAGGTCGAGCGGCGCGCCGTGCGCGATTCGGCCCAGACGGCCGGCGCCAAGCAGGTCCTCATGGTGGCCGAACCGATGGCGGCCGCCATCGGGGTCGGGCTGCCGGTCGAGACGCCCACCGGCAACATGGTGATCGACATCGGCGGCGGCACGACGGAGATCGCGGTCATCGCGCTCTCCGGCATCGTGTCTGACACGTCGATCCGCACCGGCGGTGATGAATTGGATCAGGCCATCGTGCAGTTCATGCGAAAGAACTACAACCTCCTGGTGGGCGAGCCCACCGCCGAGGCGATTAAGATCAAGATCGGGTCGGCGGCGCCGGTGGGCGACGAGCGCGAGATGGAGGTGAAGGGCCGCGATCTGGTCTCCGGCATTCCGAAGACAGTCCGCGTGCACTCGAGCGAGATCCGCGAAGCGGTGCAGGAGCCGATCCAGCAGGTGGTGGACGCGGTGCGGCGCGCGCTCGAGATCACCCCGCCCGAGCTGGCCAGCGACATCGTCGACCGCGGCATCGTGATGACCGGGGGCGGCGCCCTGATCCGCGGGCTCGACATCCTGCTCTCGCAGGAGACGGGGCTGCCGATCCACGTCGACGAAGACCCGCTCACCTGCGTCGTGCGCGGGACCGGCCGGATCCTCGACGACTACGAGAAGTATCGCAGCGTGCTATCCGCCTGA